In Phocoena phocoena chromosome 8, mPhoPho1.1, whole genome shotgun sequence, the following are encoded in one genomic region:
- the P2RY6 gene encoding P2Y purinoceptor 6, which yields MEWDNDTGQALGLPPTTCVYQENFKRLLLPPVYSVVLAAGLPLNACVIAQICTSRRALTRTAVYTLNLALADLLYACSLPLLIYNYAQGDHWPFGDLACRLVRFLFYANLHGSILFLTCISFQRYLGICHPLAPWHKRGGRRAAWLVCGAVWLAVTTQCLPTALFAATGIQRNRTVCYDLSPPALATHYMPYGMALTVIGFLLPFVALLACYCCLARRLCRQDGPAGPVAQERRSKAARMAVVVAAAFAISFLPFHITKTAYLAVRSTPGLPCPVLEAFAAAYKGTRPFASANSVLDPILFYFTQKKFRRRPHELLQKLTAKWQRQGR from the coding sequence ATGGAATGGGACAATGACacaggccaggccctgggcttgCCGCCCACCACCTGCGTCTACCAAGAGAACTTCAAGCGGCTACTGCTGCCGCCCGTGTACTCGGTGGTGCTGGCAGCCGGCCTGCCACTGAACGCCTGCGTCATTGCCCAGATTTGCACATCCCGCCGGGCCCTGACCCGCACGGCCGTGTACACCCTGAACTTGGCCCTGGCGGACCTGCTGTATGcctgctccctgcccctgctCATCTACAACTATGCCCAAGGTGACCACTGGCCCTTCGGAGACCTCGCCTGCCGCCTGGTCCGCTTCCTCTTCTACGCCAACCTACACGGCAGCATCCTCTTTCTTACCTGCATCAGCTTCCAGCGTTACCTAGGCATCTGCCACCCTCTGGCCCCCTGGCACAAGCGTGGGGGCCGCCGGGCTGCCTGGCTAGTGTGTGGGGCTGTATGGCTGGCCGTGACGACCCAGTGCCTGCCCACAGCCCTCTTTGCAGCCACAGGCATCCAGCGTAACCGCACGGTCTGCTATGACCTGagcccacctgccctggccaccCACTACATGCCCTATGGCATGGCCCTCACAGTCATTGGCTTCCTGCTGCCCTTTGTTGCCCTGCTGGCCTGCTACTGCTGCCTGGCCCGTCGTCTGTGCCGCCAGGACGGCCCAGCAGGGCCTGTGGCCCAGGAGCGGCGTAGCAAGGCAGCCCGCATGGCTGTGGTGGTGGCAGCTGCCTTTGCCATCAGCTTCCTGCCTTTCCACATCACCAAAACAGCCTACCTGGCGGTGCGCTCTACGCCCGGCCTCCCCTGCCCTGTGCTGGAGGCCTTCGCGGCTGCCTACAAGGGCACACGGCCCTTCGCCAGTGCCAACAGTGTGCTGGACCCCATCCTCTTCTACTTTACCCAGAAGAAGTTCCGCCGGCGGCCACATGAGCTGCTACAGAAACTCACAGCTAAGTGGCAGCGACAGGGTCGCTGA